In the Mercenaria mercenaria strain notata unplaced genomic scaffold, MADL_Memer_1 contig_3254, whole genome shotgun sequence genome, one interval contains:
- the LOC128552877 gene encoding uncharacterized protein LOC128552877 — MAEHTILALVQRTSFTDERICLQNGNSVRKDSCLASLNPIIHHDLIRVQGRLQCEYPSKYPVVLPSKHHVTKLIIKHIHEHNGHVGKEHVLSMSRETYWILHGPSAVKSILRGCIPCRRQHTPLMTQQMAPLLDEQTTPDMPPFSHIGIDYFGPFIVKTAQAREKRYGCIFTCLTSRAVHFEIAHSLSTDSFISAFQRFQSRRGRPRKVFSDNGTNLVGGETELRKSLQLWNQSKLSGFFAQNDIEWHFNPPNASHMGGAWERLIRSARVILKSLVREQLLNDEQLLTLMAETEKILNDRPLTPVSSDPRDPPALTPSMLLLMKSNQCLPVGIFKKQDIYANGGGDKCSISQMYFGNDG, encoded by the coding sequence ATGGCGGAACATACCATATTAGCGTTGGTTCAACGTACGTCGTTTACCGATGAGAGAATATGTCTACAAAATGGGAATTCTGTAAGAAAAGACAGTTGTTTAGCATCTTTGAACCCGATTATACACCATGACCTGATCAGAGTACAAGGACGCTTACAATGCGAATATCCAAGCAAATATCCAGTCGTACTACCTAGCAAACACCATGTaacaaaactaataataaaacatatccaCGAACATAATGGTCACGTTGGAAAAGAGCATGTACTTTCTATGTCACGTGAGACATATTGGATTCTACACGGACCTAGCGCAGTGAAGAGTATTTTGAGAGGTTGCATCCCATGCAGACGACAACATACACCGTTAATGACCCAACAGATGGCGCCCTTGCTTGACGAGCAGACGACACCGGATATGCCACCATTTTCCCATATTGGAATCGATTATTTCGGACCATTTATTGTGAAGACAGCTCAGGCACGAGAAAAGCGTTATGGTTGTATTTTCACGTGCCTAACGTCGCGTGcggtacattttgaaattgctcacaGTCTATCTACTGATTCCTTCATATCTGCCTTTCAACGCTTTCAAAGTCGACGTGGACGCCCACGGAAAGTCTTCAGTGATAATGGAACCAATCTTGTTGGAGGTGAAACGGAACTACGAAAATCATTGCAGCTATGGAACCAGTCCAAACTCAGTGGATTTTTtgctcagaacgacattgaatgGCATTTCAACCCTCCGAACGCAAGCCATATGGGAGGAGCATGGGAACGTTTAATTCGTTCTGCTAGAGTTATATTGAAATCTCTCGTTCGAGAACAACTACTTAACGACGAGCAGCTGCTTACATTAATGGCTGAAACAGAGAAAATACTAAATGACAGACCTTTGACACCCGTTAGCAGTGATCCCAGAGACCCACCAGCATTAACGCCGAGTATGCTACTGCTAATGAAATCAAACCAGTGCTTACCTGTTGGTATCTTTAAGAAGCAAGATATATACGCAAACGGTGGTGGAGACAAGTGCAGTATCTCGCAGATGTATTTTGGAAACGATGGTTGA